DNA from Paenibacillus thermoaerophilus:
GCAAGGCCATATGACGCAGAACCCGGAAGAACGAACCCATATGCCAAGGCAGGTAATAATCTTCATGTGCGATTAAAAACCATCCCAACTTTGCCGGACCGATAACGCCGCTCGGCGATCCGTCCATTAAGACGCCTACTTGCCCTAATGCAAGTCCTTGAGCTAAGCGGTCCGGTCTTTCCGTTTCAATTAACTGCGGAAATACGGAATCCGGGTTATCTTCGATCATTTGAACCAACATCGTAATATCCGGCATGAAATCAACGTCAAGGTCCTGGATCCGTTGGGTCATGGTATTCACATATTCATCATTCGTAATATTGTCGAGGTAGCAGATCGCTACCCTTGTTTTCGATAGCGATCCCACGATCATTTCTGTGACTCGAAGGTTGGAGGTAGGCAAGCGTTTGCGAATCAAGTTCAGATTCAGGTCCAGCGATTCGACAAAGGCTTCTTTGGGTCCGACTACGCTAAATTCAACCTCGGGCGAATTGACCGCACGTCCTTTGGACAACGCCGCGTTCACCCATAAACATTCGGGCTGTTTCTCGCCATATTGAATGACGACATATCCGCGCAACAATTTCTCCTGAATTTCATCCCAGTCGCAGGAGATCTTCTTGTCGGCAATCGGAATCGATTCGTATAAGGCGTTCAGAGAAGCGCCCGATTCCTCGGACAGATGGACAAGAATGTCCCGGTGTAAAATTTCGGGGTCGATCAGCGATTTATAGTAACTGATGACGCAGGACTGAGGTGTTTTTTGATGAGAATAAGAAAGAAAGTCCGAGGATTCTTTTAACTCTTGTTGCTTAGCCGAGATGGATTTCGTGCGTCCGCCGCTCATTTTCCTAAACTTACGGTTCATATTCTCACTCCTGTTCGCACTCCTTGCCTTATGTTTTACTTAGTATGACAAAAAGAAAAAAACATATTCAGGACCTGGAATACGGTGCCGAAGTAGCGGTTTCGCGAACGAACCCGGCTTGACCCATTCATTCGCCTGTTCGCGGCTGAGGACCTTTCTTGATGGCGATGACCGAACGCCGCGATTGTACGCGCAAGGTCTCGACCACGGTCGCAAACACGGCGTTGGCGTCCAATGTCCATGCTCAGATCACTCCTCTGGTTTTATACAGCAGGTACACAAAGTAGGGCACGCCGACGATGGCAATGACAATTCCGACGGGAAGCTCCACCGGAGCGAAAACCGTCTTCGCTATAAAATCCGAAGCCATCACGAGCAGCATGCCGATCGCTCCTCCCAGCGGAATGACGCGCCGGTGATGAAGGCCCGCCAGACGTTTGGCGATATGCGGCGACAACAAGCCGACAAATCCGATATTCCCCGATACCGACACGCATACGCTGATGATGCCGATGCTGCAGAGCAGCAGCATATGCTTTTCCATTTCCGTGCGCACGCCGAGACTTTTCGCGCCGTCTTCCCCCAACTGATACAGATCGAGGATACGCGCTCTTCCGATTACGATCGGAATCAGAACAAGAAGCCAGGGAAGCATCGAACCGATATAAGACCAGTTGCTGCTCCAAATGCTCCCGGTCAACCATACGGTGGCCATCTCGAAGTCCTGGGGGTTCATCTTGAGCGATACGTACAGCGCGAGCGCTCCGAAGCCGAATCCGATCGCGATTCCGACCAGAATCAGACGCTGCGGGTCCAGCCTCCCGTTCACCCGGGAGAACCAATAAATCAAAACGGCGGCCAGCAAGCCGCCGACCAAACCGAACAAGGGCATGGCAAAAATGCCGAGCAGGTCCAGGCCCCTGAAATGCCCGTGAAACCAAAACATAAACAGAACAATGGCGGCCCCCGCTCCGGCGTTAATCCCCAAAATTCCCGGATCGGCAAGCTCGTTTCGGGTGATCCCCTGAATGACCGCCCCCGCTGCGCCGAGACCGAATCCGACCAGAGCGCCGACAATAATTCGCGGCAACCGGAACTCGAAAATAACCAAATCATGCTCCGGCACGGGATCGATTCGCAGGAGGGTATTCAGAACCTCCCTGACGGACATATCGAAGGTGCCGTTCGTCAGACTTACATAAAACACCGCGAAAATACATCCGGCACAGGCGAGCCACACGAGCCGGTAACGTGCGGACGAAGGCTTAACCACGGCTTTCCCCTCCTCTCTTGCGGATTAAATAGAGGAAAAACGGAACGCCGATCATCGCGGTGACGACACCGATCGGAGTCTCGTACGGATAATGGACAAACCGGCTGAAGATGTCGCACAGCGCGAGAAAGATGCCGCCGAGCACGCCCGCGCACGGGATGATCCACCTGTAATCCGTCCCGGTCAAAAATCGGGCGATATGCGGAACGATTAATCCGACAAATCCGATGTTCCCCGCCAGCGCGACGGAGATCCCCGTCAGGGTCACAACGCTTAAGGCGGCAACCGCTTTGGTTAATTTCACTTTCTGCCCCAGGCTGACGGCCACTTCTTCGCCCAGCGACAAGGTCGTGATCGATTTGGAGAGGAGAAGAGCAAGCGTCAGACCGACAACGGCAAAAGGAATCGCCAATTCGATCAGCCCGGGATCGAGCTGGTGAAGTCTCGCGTTATACCAGAAACTGATGTTTTGGGATACCTGAAAATAAGCGGCCAGCGCCGCGGACACGCTGCTCAGGAACGTTCCGATAATCGTGCCGATGATGGCCATTCGCACCGGACTTAGGCCCCCCGGCAGCAGCGAAGCGAAGCCGAACACAAAACCTGCGGCAATCGCCGAGCCGAGCAAAGAAAAAAAGATCATGCTGAGCGAAGAAGCGCCCGGAATCAGCACCGCGCACAGCGTGATGGCGAATACCGATCCGTCGGACACGCCCATAATCGAAGGGGAGGCCAAATCATTTCGGGTCATCCCCTGCATCATGGCGCCCGATACGGCCAGAAAAGCGCAGCAGCGCGCCGATCGCCCTCGGCATTCGGGAATGAACGATGATCTGATGGTTAACGTCGTTCTCGTCGAAATGAACGAGCGCATCCCAAACGATCGTCCAATGGATCTGTTTGGCGCCAAACAGGACGGAAGCAACAATCGTGGCGGCGATGATCGCCGGGGAAATCCCCAGGATCATCGCCGCCGCTGGATTCTTGAATCGCATAAGGGCAGATCCGCCTTTACCATCACTTGTTTAAATTTTCTATAGCCGCTTTCAGGAACTGGACTTTGCTCCACGCCGTGCCGCCTTGCGCGAGCGGATCGACGACATTCACGAACACCCTGTTGTTTTTGACCGCGTTCAGGCTCTTCCAGATCGGATTGTTTTGCAGATCCTCCAGAGCTTTCGGCTTATCCGCGTTCTCGTCCTCCGAGAACTGCACGAAGATGTAATCCGGATTCATCTCGCTGAACTTCTCCAGCGAGATCACTTCCTGCGACTTCGCGGCTTTGACTTGCTCCGGCACAGTCAGGCCCAGATCGGCGTACAGCGACGGATTAAAGAAAATGTCGTCGTGGTAGATCATGATATTTCCCGCTCTGATCCGGACGATGACGACCTTTTTGTCTTTCAGCTTCTCGCCCAGTTGCTTCTTGGCATTTTCGAGATCCGCCTTGTACTTCTGCAGAATTTGTTCGGCCTTGGCCTCGTTCCCGGTAAGCTCCGCCAGAAGCCGCAGATTCGCTTCCCAATCCGTCGATACGTGGGAGACCGGGATGGTCGGAGCGATTTTGACCAATTTATCACCGACTTCGGCCGGGAATTTCGTGGTGCTCAGAATCACATCCGGTTTAAGCTTGAGGATCGCTTCGATATCGGGCTGCGCTTTTTCTCCGATCGGCTGCGTCGAACCCGTAATTTCCGCGAACATGCCCGGGAACTTGCCTCCTACGGTAATTCCGCCTACGGGTTTGACGCCAAGCGCAAGCGCGTCTTCCATCGCTTCCAGACTTCCGGTAATCACGATCCGTTCATGCGCGGAAGCCGAATATTCGCACCACGGATCGGAGGAAATATAGCAGACCCGATGGTTCCTGACCGCCTTCAAGTCCAGCCACGCGGCCGAATGCTGCAGCGACGACCAGAAATTCAACGTCTCCGTTTCCTGGCGGATCAACAACAACAGCCGGTCGGCCTGAACGTCGGCTAACTGTTCCGGCGTTATCCTCTGATCGTATTCGGCGCCGCCGCCCAGACAGGAGGCGGGCATCCGCAAGTCCCCATAAAACACTTCCGCCATGCTGCGGTTGCAATAGGCGGACAGAGTCTGATTCGATATCCTTAAGATCAGAACGGTGTCCTCTGTTGCTTCGCGCCGCAACCGGTCCCTGGCCATCGTTATTTTCCGGTCGTAGCTCTCCAGCCACAGCTCCGCTTCCCTCGTTTCCCCCAAAGCTTCGGCGATAAACCGGAGCTGGTCTCTCCAGTTCAACTCCCACGGGACATATACGACGGGCGCCACGCGATCGAGCTTCTCTTTCTCGGCCTGATCGACCCGATCCGTACAAATCACGATATCCGGGCGCGCCTCCGCCAGTTTGGCGACATTCGCTTCCCAATGCTGATTTTTGCGATAGGCGCTGAGATGAACGGCAATGTCTTCGCGGTACGTCTTGTAATAGTAAGCGGTCCATTTCGGATGCATCGGCGCCGCGTAAGGAATGATATGAAGCGCAAGCAACTGGCCGGCCACCGGAGCGGTATAAGCGGCGATTTTGCGGCGGCGGCTTTTTATATAGACGGTCGGCGTCATCCCGACTTCCTTCTTGAACCTTCGGCTGAAATAAAATTCGTCGTGGTAGCCGACCTCTTGCGCAATGTCCTTCATCTTGAGGGGATGAACGCCGGACCGCGCCATCAGCCGTTTGGCCTGATTGATCCGAAGCGACGTCAAGTAATCCATCGCGCTGACGCCGTATGTTTTCTTGAACAAATCCACGAAGTATTTCGGACTGATTTTCGCGATTTGAGCGAGTTGATGAATCGTGACTTTCGAGTTGTAGAAGCGGTCCATATAGTCTTTGGCGGATTGCAAGGCAGATCCGGGGTCGCCGGACAGAGAAAAACTGTTTTTCATCACGTAATGGATCAATTGCTGAAAAACAAGCTGTCCGTGGAACCGGTCCAGTTCGTCGCCGCTCTGCCAATCCTCCAGCATCGTGCCGCATAAGACCGGCAGTTGATCCGCCGGATGCACCTGCAACGGTCCGTTTAACGGGAACGGATGCAGCTCTTCGGCTGTTTGCGGCGGCTGTCGGCCAAACTCGGGGGCCCGGAACACATCGAAGCTTATCGCGTACATCATCAATTCGTGCGGCGATTCGGCCGAGATGCCGTAAGTTTCATGAGGCGGGCACACATAGACGGTATCGTGCTGAAGCCGGTATTCGCGAAGGCCCAGGGTGATGCTTCCTTCGCCCTTCAACACGGCCATAAGCACATGCGAGTCGGTAAACTGCTGCTTGGAGCTCCAATCAAGCGCCCCTTTCACCCCTTCGACGGAACGAAGTCTAAACATCAACCGATCGAGCGGAACATGCGCCTGTGTCTCCTGTTCGATGCCGGTGTCCAACCTGCTTCCACCACCTGTGCAAAACAACTTATCATCCCTTCATTATATTGATAATGATTTTCGATATCAATAAAAAAGAAGAAGCGATGACGTGCTCCTTCTGCGTGAATGATGGGTCTTCTATTCATCTAGCCGAAGCGGGATTGCCCGGCTAGAAACGGCCGGAACGAAAGATGGCGTAGATGAGCCACATAAACAAAAGCATCGCGATAACAAAACCGATCTCAATAACGGGAATCCGCCAGAGCAGCGTTTGGGAATGGCTCAGGGCCGCGCCGATAATCAGTCCGACCATCACGATACTAAGAGAAAGCAGAACAATGCTGAACGACAATTGATTGCTGATGCGGTCCATTTTCTTCATCAAGGCATCCAACTGAGGAACCGCGACCTCCACGCGCACCTGTCCTCTCCGCATCAGCGAAGACAGTTGCTTCAAGCCTAACGGGACCTCGCGCAGCAGATCCAGATACTCGGGCACATCCTCCATCCATGTCTTCAGCATTTGTATGGGGCTCAACCGTTCCAGGAACAGCTTCTTCCCAAACGGCTCGGCCACATCAAAGACGCTGAATGCCGGGTCCAATGCCGACACCACCCCTTCCAGCGTCAAAAGCGCCTTTCCAAGCAAAGTCAATTCCGTTGGAATCCGAATCCGGTGGCGGAGCGCCACGGCAAACAAATCTTGGACGGCTTCTCCCAGGCTTACCTGATTTAACGGCACCTTGTAATATTTTTCGCGCATGTCGTCCACGTCCGCGTACAGCAATTCCATGTTCACATCTTCCGGGACAATGCCCATATTGGAAATGGCGCGGATCACGCCTTTGGAACTTTGATTCCGCAGGGCGATGACAAACGACGCAAAATGCTTCTTCATCCCGGGCGTCAACCGCCCTACCATGCCGAAGTCAAGCAAGACCAGGCTGCCGTCCTTAAGCGCCAGCACATTGCCGGGGTGAGGATCGCCATGGAAGTACCCTTCGACCAGCACCTGATGAAAGATGGTCTTCGCAAACCGCTCCGCAAGCAATCTGCGATCGAGTCCGGCCCGATCCAACTGTTCCTGGTCGGACAGCTTAATCCCCTCTATGTAGCCCATGGTCAATACCCGTCTGGTGCAGTAATCCCAATAAACCGTCGGCACCTGGACATACTTCCATGTTTTGCATTGGTTCGCGAACCTCTCGGCATTACGCGCTTCCGTCGTATAGTCCAATTCAGCGCGCAGCGCTCTCCCGAGTTCGTCCACAATGTCGCGCAGCCGGTAGTTTCGCGCCCACTCCAGCCGGTGCTCGGCCAATCTGGCCCAATCGGCCAGGATGTCCAGATCGGTTTCGATCAGCGTTTGAATATCCGGACGCTGCACTTTGACGGCGACGGCTGTTCCATCCTTGAGTACGGCGCGATAGACCTGCCCGATGGAGGCGGCCGCAAGAGGCGTTTCGGAAAAATGCAGAAACAATTCTTCGACGGGCGCACCCAGCTCCTGCTCGATGATGGCGGAGGCTTCCCGATAAGAGAACGCCGGCACGTTATCCTGAAGACGCTCCAGTTCCGACAAGATGTGGGCGGGAATCAAGTCGGGCCGCGTGCTTGCGATTTGACCCAACTTGACGAAGGTCGGCCCCAGCTCCTCCAGCAGCAGACGAATCCGCTCGCCGACGCTTTTGTTATGTATGCCCTTCCGTTCTTCGTCCCGAAAGAACGGAAGCTTCTCGGTCAAACCCATTTCTTGATAGACATATCCAAGTCCGTTGCGCGCAAACGCCGAGGCGATCGTCCGGTACCGCTGCAACTGCCGAATCCGTCTTCCCGTATTCATGAACGGCCTCCAGTCAGTTCTGGACTTTGCGCTCCAACGCGTCCAATCGCTGTTCGATCCGCGCGATATCCTCCCGGGTAGCCAATCGTTTTTCGCCCAGAATGGCGTTTATGCGTTCCTTCGCCATCGCCTCCAACTGCTGCCGCGTCTCCTCTCCTTTCTTGATAAGCTCCTCCATCAACGCCTTGGATTCCGTCCGGGTGACTTCGCCTTTTTTCACCAGCTCTTCAACCGTTTTCTCGATCTGCTCCTTGCCGGCGACGGCCAATCCCAATCCAAGCGCGATGGCTTTTCCGATCGTTTCTTTCATTTCGTTCACGTCCTCTCGACAAATTCATTCGGCGTTATTGACTGACGACGAACTTCCCGCTTCGGTGCCCGCTTCCCTTGCCAATCGGTCGCGTTCCCTATGGGTTCCCAGAACATAATCCAAGACAGGGTGGGATACACCGTACCAGGCGTATTCATCTTTATAATGATGCAGCAAATGTTTCTTTTTCATCCACCTTCCCCAAGCTGTCCGAGGCACAATCGGACGATGCGCCGCATAATGCATCCATTGATAATAAAGCTGAAACAAAAGCGTGCCGGTGACGACGGCGACCGTAACGGAAAACTGCCGAAAAACCAGCCATACCAGAGGAATGTAGATGCTGTAAATCAACACGTCATAGTAGACCGGACTGAATAAATATTTCAGCTCCTGCGGATGTTTATGGTGCTCGACATGCCCCCGGTACAACGCGGGTGCGAGCTTGGGAAACTCATGCAGCAAATACCGGTGCGCCGCGTATTCGGCAACGGCATAAACCAGCGCGCCCAAGACCAGCGCGAGAATCGTGACATAACCGTCAAAATAAAGGCAAGTCAGCGCCGCGCCAAGCAGGCTCAAACCGGCAACAAAACGAATGACGTTGTTGGACAAAAACTCGCGATAATAGGCCATAGGGGAAGCTCCTTTCGTCATGGAATTTAAGCACTCCACACAAAAGACCCAAAAACAAAGCAAACGAGAACGGCTTACGCGGCAAAGCCTCTCTCCAGAATATCGGACAGCCATTCTTTTTCCTCGCGGGAAAGATCCGCGACGGATTTGAGCAGCTTGGATACAAGCTCCGTAATCTCCAGGCCCAGATCGTCGTTCATCGTTTGGATAATCGTCCCCAGAACGGAGCCGATAAACATCGTCATGCCCGTCTCTTTGCTGGGCGCCTTTTGAACCATATGGCGAATCAGCGATTCCGTTTTGCCTCCGAGCTTCTTCAGGTACACCAGCAGCAAGCCGATCATATACGCGCAAAATTTCAGGCGCGTGTTCGTGTTCCATATTTCATCGATCATTTTCCGAAGCGCCTCATTGAGACCGGTGTGCTTCAAATCCTTGAGCAGCCTCGAAATATGCGTGACCGTCCGATTCCAATCCGCAAGATCGAACGATTCGCTGCGGGGCTGGCTGA
Protein-coding regions in this window:
- a CDS encoding Lrp/AsnC family transcriptional regulator, with the protein product MSLTKRRLQFLHKLMDLYQKTNLPIHYETLAKAIGVSKWTAYDMLKEIEKLGFISRSYEVNTKETGRSQVVFVPTAKASELFSQPRSESFDLADWNRTVTHISRLLKDLKHTGLNEALRKMIDEIWNTNTRLKFCAYMIGLLLVYLKKLGGKTESLIRHMVQKAPSKETGMTMFIGSVLGTIIQTMNDDLGLEITELVSKLLKSVADLSREEKEWLSDILERGFAA
- a CDS encoding phasin family protein — translated: MKETIGKAIALGLGLAVAGKEQIEKTVEELVKKGEVTRTESKALMEELIKKGEETRQQLEAMAKERINAILGEKRLATREDIARIEQRLDALERKVQN
- a CDS encoding FecCD family ABC transporter permease, which gives rise to MVKPSSARYRLVWLACAGCIFAVFYVSLTNGTFDMSVREVLNTLLRIDPVPEHDLVIFEFRLPRIIVGALVGFGLGAAGAVIQGITRNELADPGILGINAGAGAAIVLFMFWFHGHFRGLDLLGIFAMPLFGLVGGLLAAVLIYWFSRVNGRLDPQRLILVGIAIGFGFGALALYVSLKMNPQDFEMATVWLTGSIWSSNWSYIGSMLPWLLVLIPIVIGRARILDLYQLGEDGAKSLGVRTEMEKHMLLLCSIGIISVCVSVSGNIGFVGLLSPHIAKRLAGLHHRRVIPLGGAIGMLLVMASDFIAKTVFAPVELPVGIVIAIVGVPYFVYLLYKTRGVI
- a CDS encoding ABC transporter substrate-binding protein, with the protein product MTPTVYIKSRRRKIAAYTAPVAGQLLALHIIPYAAPMHPKWTAYYYKTYREDIAVHLSAYRKNQHWEANVAKLAEARPDIVICTDRVDQAEKEKLDRVAPVVYVPWELNWRDQLRFIAEALGETREAELWLESYDRKITMARDRLRREATEDTVLILRISNQTLSAYCNRSMAEVFYGDLRMPASCLGGGAEYDQRITPEQLADVQADRLLLLIRQETETLNFWSSLQHSAAWLDLKAVRNHRVCYISSDPWCEYSASAHERIVITGSLEAMEDALALGVKPVGGITVGGKFPGMFAEITGSTQPIGEKAQPDIEAILKLKPDVILSTTKFPAEVGDKLVKIAPTIPVSHVSTDWEANLRLLAELTGNEAKAEQILQKYKADLENAKKQLGEKLKDKKVVIVRIRAGNIMIYHDDIFFNPSLYADLGLTVPEQVKAAKSQEVISLEKFSEMNPDYIFVQFSEDENADKPKALEDLQNNPIWKSLNAVKNNRVFVNVVDPLAQGGTAWSKVQFLKAAIENLNK
- a CDS encoding spore germination protein, with the protein product MNRKFRKMSGGRTKSISAKQQELKESSDFLSYSHQKTPQSCVISYYKSLIDPEILHRDILVHLSEESGASLNALYESIPIADKKISCDWDEIQEKLLRGYVVIQYGEKQPECLWVNAALSKGRAVNSPEVEFSVVGPKEAFVESLDLNLNLIRKRLPTSNLRVTEMIVGSLSKTRVAICYLDNITNDEYVNTMTQRIQDLDVDFMPDITMLVQMIEDNPDSVFPQLIETERPDRLAQGLALGQVGVLMDGSPSGVIGPAKLGWFLIAHEDYYLPWHMGSFFRVLRHMALLFSVLATSLYVAVLTYHYQIIPNNLLPTIVSSRINIPFPPLLEVMIMEFSIELLREAGARLPTKVGQTIGIVGGIVLGTAAVEASLTSNILLILIALSALASFTTPIFRMSNTIRILRLPFIVAAELWGLLGIFICGAFVLTHLLKLKSLGIPYLAPYYPLRVNDLKDSVVRLPYSVMYKRPSYFRTKNPIKFNPGKAKIKKDIDE
- a CDS encoding sterol desaturase family protein, with the protein product MAYYREFLSNNVIRFVAGLSLLGAALTCLYFDGYVTILALVLGALVYAVAEYAAHRYLLHEFPKLAPALYRGHVEHHKHPQELKYLFSPVYYDVLIYSIYIPLVWLVFRQFSVTVAVVTGTLLFQLYYQWMHYAAHRPIVPRTAWGRWMKKKHLLHHYKDEYAWYGVSHPVLDYVLGTHRERDRLAREAGTEAGSSSSVNNAE
- a CDS encoding ABC1 kinase family protein, producing the protein MNTGRRIRQLQRYRTIASAFARNGLGYVYQEMGLTEKLPFFRDEERKGIHNKSVGERIRLLLEELGPTFVKLGQIASTRPDLIPAHILSELERLQDNVPAFSYREASAIIEQELGAPVEELFLHFSETPLAAASIGQVYRAVLKDGTAVAVKVQRPDIQTLIETDLDILADWARLAEHRLEWARNYRLRDIVDELGRALRAELDYTTEARNAERFANQCKTWKYVQVPTVYWDYCTRRVLTMGYIEGIKLSDQEQLDRAGLDRRLLAERFAKTIFHQVLVEGYFHGDPHPGNVLALKDGSLVLLDFGMVGRLTPGMKKHFASFVIALRNQSSKGVIRAISNMGIVPEDVNMELLYADVDDMREKYYKVPLNQVSLGEAVQDLFAVALRHRIRIPTELTLLGKALLTLEGVVSALDPAFSVFDVAEPFGKKLFLERLSPIQMLKTWMEDVPEYLDLLREVPLGLKQLSSLMRRGQVRVEVAVPQLDALMKKMDRISNQLSFSIVLLSLSIVMVGLIIGAALSHSQTLLWRIPVIEIGFVIAMLLFMWLIYAIFRSGRF